Proteins encoded together in one Micromonospora kangleipakensis window:
- a CDS encoding argininosuccinate synthase: MTERVVLAYSGGLDTSVAIPYLAEQTGAEVIAVAVDVGQGGEDLNAIRQRALDCGAVESEVVDARDEFAADYCLPAIRANALYMDRYPLVSALSRPLIVKHLVAAARKHGGTIVSHGCTGKGNDQVRFEVGLGALASDLKIVAPARDFAWTRDKAIAFAEEKGLPIDVSAKSPYSIDQNLWGRAVETGFLEDIWNGPIEDLYSYTSDPAEPRDADEVVITFDAGNPVAIDGETVTPYQAILELNRRAGAQGVGRLDMVEDRLVGIKSREVYEAPGAIALITAHQELEAVTVERDLARFKRGVDQRWGELVYDGLWFSPLKNSLDAFIADAQQHVSGEVRLTLHGGRATVTGRRSEASLYDFGMATYDTGDTFDQSLAKGFVQLWGLPSKMAAARDARLGGS; encoded by the coding sequence ATGACTGAACGTGTAGTTCTGGCGTACTCCGGGGGTCTCGACACCTCCGTCGCCATTCCCTACCTGGCCGAGCAGACCGGCGCCGAGGTGATCGCGGTCGCGGTCGACGTCGGGCAGGGCGGCGAGGACCTGAACGCCATCCGGCAGCGCGCCCTGGACTGCGGCGCCGTCGAGTCCGAGGTGGTCGACGCGCGCGACGAGTTCGCCGCCGACTACTGCCTGCCGGCGATCCGGGCCAACGCCCTCTACATGGACCGTTACCCGCTGGTCTCCGCGCTGTCCCGGCCGCTGATCGTCAAGCACCTGGTGGCCGCGGCCCGCAAGCACGGCGGCACCATCGTGTCGCACGGCTGCACCGGCAAGGGCAACGATCAGGTCCGCTTCGAGGTCGGCCTGGGCGCGCTCGCCTCCGACCTGAAGATCGTGGCCCCGGCCCGGGACTTCGCCTGGACCCGGGACAAGGCGATCGCCTTCGCCGAGGAGAAGGGGCTGCCGATCGATGTGTCGGCCAAGTCCCCGTACTCCATCGACCAGAACCTGTGGGGCCGCGCGGTGGAGACCGGCTTCCTGGAGGACATCTGGAACGGCCCGATCGAGGACCTGTACTCGTACACGTCCGACCCGGCCGAGCCGCGGGACGCCGACGAGGTCGTGATCACCTTCGACGCCGGCAACCCGGTCGCGATCGACGGCGAGACCGTCACCCCGTACCAGGCGATCCTGGAGCTGAACCGGCGCGCCGGCGCGCAGGGCGTGGGCCGGCTCGACATGGTCGAGGACCGCCTCGTCGGCATCAAGAGCCGCGAGGTGTACGAGGCCCCCGGGGCGATCGCACTGATCACCGCCCATCAGGAGCTGGAGGCGGTCACCGTCGAGCGGGATCTGGCCCGGTTCAAGCGCGGCGTGGACCAGCGCTGGGGCGAGCTGGTCTACGACGGCCTCTGGTTCTCGCCGCTGAAGAACTCCCTCGACGCGTTCATCGCCGACGCCCAGCAGCACGTCTCCGGCGAGGTGCGGCTGACCCTGCACGGCGGCCGGGCCACCGTCACCGGCCGGCGCTCCGAGGCCAGCCTGTACGACTTCGGCATGGCCACCTACGACACCGGCGACACCTTCGACCAGTCGCTGGCGAAGGGCTTCGTGCAGCTCTGGGGCCTGCCCAGCAAGATGGCCGCCGCGCGGGACGCCCGGCTGGGTGGCTCCTGA
- a CDS encoding acetylornithine transaminase: MSTLVERWGQSMMDNYGTPPLALVSGTGAVVTDEAGREYVDLLGGIAVNALGHAHPAVVAAVSKQVATLGHVSNLFVAEPPVALAELLLALAGRPGRVFLANSGAEANEAAFKLSRLTGRTHVVAARGGFHGRTMGALALTGQPAKADPFRPLPGDVTHVAYGDVAALEAAVTDATAMVILEPIQGENGVVVPPAGYLAAVRRITARRGALLVLDEVQTGVGRTGHWFAHQAEGVEPDIVTLAKGLGGGLPIGACLAFGRAAELLGPGSHGTTFGGNPVSCAAALAVIATIANEGLLDHVKRVGERLRRGIEALGHPLVAEVRGAGLLLGVVLTEPVSGATTTALREAGFLVNPVQPGVVRLAPPLILTAAQADAFLAALPAALDAAAPSAPDLVGTPEGPAASTIPTPTPMTATSTEVSA, from the coding sequence ATGAGCACGCTGGTGGAACGCTGGGGCCAGTCCATGATGGACAACTACGGCACCCCGCCGCTGGCCCTGGTCTCCGGCACCGGCGCGGTGGTCACCGACGAGGCCGGCCGGGAGTACGTCGACCTGCTCGGCGGCATCGCGGTCAACGCCCTCGGCCACGCCCACCCGGCCGTGGTGGCCGCCGTCTCCAAGCAGGTCGCCACCCTCGGCCACGTCTCCAACCTCTTCGTCGCCGAGCCGCCGGTGGCCCTGGCCGAACTGCTGCTGGCCCTGGCCGGCCGCCCCGGCCGGGTCTTCCTCGCCAACTCCGGCGCCGAGGCGAACGAGGCCGCGTTCAAGCTCTCCCGGCTCACCGGCCGCACCCACGTCGTCGCCGCGCGGGGCGGCTTCCACGGCCGCACCATGGGGGCGCTGGCACTCACCGGCCAGCCGGCCAAGGCCGACCCGTTCCGCCCGCTCCCCGGCGACGTCACCCATGTGGCGTACGGCGACGTGGCGGCCCTCGAAGCGGCCGTGACCGACGCGACCGCGATGGTGATCCTGGAGCCGATCCAGGGCGAGAACGGCGTCGTGGTCCCGCCCGCCGGCTACCTGGCGGCGGTCCGGCGGATCACCGCCCGGCGCGGCGCGCTGCTGGTGCTCGACGAGGTGCAGACCGGCGTCGGCCGGACCGGGCACTGGTTCGCCCACCAGGCCGAGGGCGTCGAGCCGGACATCGTCACCCTGGCCAAGGGGCTCGGGGGCGGCCTGCCGATCGGCGCCTGCCTGGCCTTCGGGCGGGCCGCCGAGCTGCTCGGTCCCGGCTCGCACGGCACCACCTTCGGCGGCAACCCGGTCAGCTGCGCCGCCGCACTCGCGGTGATCGCCACCATCGCCAACGAGGGGCTGCTCGACCACGTCAAGCGGGTCGGCGAGCGGCTGCGCCGGGGGATCGAGGCGCTCGGTCACCCGCTGGTGGCCGAGGTACGCGGGGCCGGGCTGCTGCTCGGCGTCGTGCTCACCGAGCCGGTCTCCGGCGCGACGACGACCGCGCTGCGCGAGGCGGGCTTCCTGGTCAACCCGGTGCAGCCCGGCGTGGTCCGGCTCGCCCCGCCGCTGATCCTCACCGCGGCGCAGGCCGACGCCTTCCTCGCCGCCCTCCCGGCGGCGCTCGACGCGGCGGCCCCGTCCGCTCCGGATCTTGTTGGGACCCCGGAGGGGCCGGCAGCATCCACGATCCCGACACCGACTCCGATGACCGCGACCAGCACGGAGGTCAGCGCATGA
- the argH gene encoding argininosuccinate lyase: MGGVDDKSLTENSAATNRTSLWGGRFAGGPAEALARLSVSVQFDWRLAPYDIAGSRAHARVLAGAGLLDPDELGRILAALDDLEAACAAGQFRPTVDDEDVHTALERGLLERLGSLGGKLRAGRSRNDQVATDLRLYLRDHARGVATRLVELAEALVEQAERHVDTAAPGMTHLQHAQPVTFGHWLLAHVQPLLRDLERLRDWDHRAAISPLGAGALAGSGLPLDPVAVSKELGFRTSFANSMDAVADRDFVAEFLFVTALIGVHLSRLGEEVVLWTSHEFGWVELDDAFATGSSIMPQKKNADIAELARGKSGRLVGGLMSVLTMLKGLPMTYDRDMQEDKEPAFDAVDTLELLLPALAGMISTMTVRVDRLVAAAPVGFSLATEVADWLVRKGVPFRDAHEITGKLVALCVARDCALDEVSDADLATVSEHLDPSVRDVLSVRSALAARTTPGSTGPGPVADQLATAADKLVGWREWAAERVVPR; encoded by the coding sequence ATGGGCGGGGTGGACGACAAGAGCCTGACCGAGAACAGCGCCGCCACCAACCGGACGAGCCTGTGGGGCGGCCGGTTCGCCGGCGGCCCCGCCGAGGCCCTCGCGCGGCTGTCGGTGAGCGTCCAGTTCGACTGGCGCCTCGCCCCGTACGACATCGCCGGCTCCCGGGCGCACGCCCGGGTCCTCGCCGGCGCCGGCCTGCTCGACCCCGACGAACTGGGCCGGATCCTGGCCGCGCTGGACGACCTGGAGGCGGCCTGCGCCGCCGGGCAGTTCCGCCCGACGGTCGACGACGAGGACGTGCACACCGCCCTGGAACGCGGCCTGCTGGAGCGGCTCGGCAGCCTCGGCGGCAAGCTGCGCGCCGGCCGGTCCCGCAACGACCAGGTCGCCACCGACCTGCGGCTCTACCTGCGCGACCACGCCCGCGGGGTGGCCACTCGGCTGGTCGAGCTGGCCGAGGCGCTGGTCGAGCAGGCCGAGCGGCACGTGGACACCGCCGCGCCCGGCATGACCCACCTCCAGCACGCCCAGCCCGTCACCTTCGGGCACTGGCTGCTCGCCCACGTTCAGCCGCTCCTGCGCGACCTGGAGCGGCTGCGCGACTGGGACCACCGGGCGGCGATCAGCCCGCTCGGCGCGGGCGCGCTCGCCGGCTCCGGCCTGCCGCTGGACCCGGTGGCCGTCTCCAAGGAGCTGGGCTTCCGCACGTCCTTCGCTAACTCGATGGACGCGGTCGCCGACCGGGACTTCGTCGCCGAGTTCCTCTTCGTCACCGCGCTGATCGGCGTGCACCTGTCCCGCCTCGGCGAGGAGGTGGTGCTCTGGACGTCGCACGAGTTCGGCTGGGTCGAGCTGGACGACGCCTTCGCCACCGGCTCGTCGATCATGCCGCAGAAGAAGAACGCGGACATCGCCGAGCTGGCCCGGGGCAAGTCCGGCCGCCTGGTCGGCGGGCTGATGAGCGTGCTCACCATGCTCAAGGGCCTGCCGATGACGTACGACCGGGACATGCAGGAGGACAAGGAGCCGGCCTTCGACGCGGTCGACACCCTGGAGCTGCTGCTGCCGGCCCTGGCCGGGATGATCTCCACGATGACGGTCCGGGTGGACCGCCTGGTGGCCGCCGCGCCGGTCGGCTTCTCCCTCGCCACCGAGGTGGCCGACTGGCTGGTCCGCAAGGGCGTGCCGTTCCGCGACGCGCACGAGATCACCGGCAAGCTGGTCGCGCTCTGCGTGGCCCGGGACTGCGCCCTGGACGAGGTCTCCGACGCCGACCTCGCGACGGTGAGCGAGCACCTCGACCCGTCGGTGCGCGACGTGCTGTCGGTCCGCTCCGCGCTCGCCGCGCGCACCACGCCCGGCTCGACCGGGCCGGGCCCGGTCGCCGACCAGCTCGCCACCGCCGCGGACAAGCTGGTCGGCTGGCGGGAGTGGGCCGCGGAGCGGGTCGTCCCCCGCTGA
- a CDS encoding MmcQ/YjbR family DNA-binding protein produces MTRAEMLAYCLAKPGAWLDRPWEGDEVVKVGSRIFAFLGSPDGEARVGVKCGPNRDVADEWLHRFPDDAKASAYIGRSGWNTLRLAGGIDDEELIDAVDGSYDAVVAKLPKRERPAG; encoded by the coding sequence ATGACGCGTGCGGAGATGCTGGCGTACTGCCTGGCCAAGCCGGGCGCCTGGCTGGACCGCCCGTGGGAGGGCGACGAGGTGGTGAAGGTGGGGAGCCGGATCTTCGCGTTCCTCGGCTCCCCCGACGGCGAGGCGCGGGTGGGGGTGAAGTGCGGCCCGAACCGGGACGTCGCCGACGAGTGGCTGCACCGGTTCCCCGACGACGCGAAGGCCTCGGCCTACATCGGGCGGTCCGGCTGGAACACGCTGCGCCTGGCGGGCGGGATCGACGACGAGGAGCTGATCGACGCCGTGGACGGGTCGTACGACGCGGTGGTGGCGAAGCTGCCGAAGCGGGAGCGCCCGGCGGGCTGA
- a CDS encoding DNA-3-methyladenine glycosylase — translation MTTADPVTSAGLADLLAGLVVPAARGLLGCRLAAGGVTVRITEVEAYAGTAGDAASHAYRGRTPRNAVMFGPAGHAYVYFTYGMHWCVNVVTGPDGEASAVLLRAGEVVDGLAAARARRPAVRRDVDLARGPARLCAALGIDRSAYGLDLLDDGPVRLRPPVAPVPEAAIEAGPRVGVTGAHDVPWRFWISGDPTVSVYRRHVPRARR, via the coding sequence ATGACCACCGCTGACCCCGTGACCAGCGCCGGGCTGGCCGACCTGCTCGCCGGCCTGGTGGTGCCGGCCGCGCGCGGGCTGCTCGGCTGCCGGCTCGCCGCGGGCGGGGTCACCGTCCGGATCACCGAGGTCGAGGCGTACGCCGGCACGGCCGGGGACGCGGCCTCGCACGCCTACCGGGGGCGTACCCCGCGCAACGCGGTGATGTTCGGGCCGGCGGGCCACGCCTACGTCTACTTCACCTACGGCATGCACTGGTGCGTGAACGTGGTGACCGGCCCGGACGGGGAGGCCTCGGCGGTGCTGCTGCGGGCCGGCGAGGTGGTCGACGGCCTCGCCGCCGCCCGGGCCCGCCGTCCCGCCGTACGGCGGGACGTGGACCTGGCCCGCGGACCCGCCCGGCTCTGCGCGGCGCTCGGCATCGACCGCTCCGCCTACGGCCTCGACCTGCTCGACGACGGTCCGGTGCGGCTACGACCGCCGGTCGCGCCGGTGCCGGAGGCGGCGATCGAGGCCGGCCCCCGGGTCGGCGTCACCGGGGCGCACGACGTGCCCTGGCGGTTCTGGATCTCCGGCGATCCGACCGTGAGCGTCTACCGGCGGCACGTGCCCCGAGCGCGACGATGA
- a CDS encoding arginine repressor: MTAPLTRTARHARIVELIRDKAVHSQTELADLLAGDGIQVTQATLSRDLKELGAVTARGGDGRGVYLIPEDGHRPLRDAEAAPARLVRLLHELLNGVDSSGNIAVLRTPPGAAHYLASALDRAGLPEVVGTIAGDDTILVVAREAVGGAALGDKLAAWARREENVVEGSTTP; encoded by the coding sequence ATGACCGCCCCGCTGACCCGTACCGCCCGGCACGCCCGCATCGTCGAGCTGATCCGCGACAAGGCGGTCCACTCGCAGACCGAGCTGGCCGACCTGCTCGCCGGCGACGGCATCCAGGTCACCCAGGCCACCCTCTCCCGGGACCTCAAGGAGCTGGGGGCGGTCACCGCGCGCGGCGGCGACGGACGGGGCGTCTACCTGATCCCCGAGGACGGCCACCGGCCGCTGCGCGACGCCGAGGCCGCCCCGGCCCGGCTCGTCCGGCTGCTGCACGAGCTGCTCAACGGGGTCGACTCCAGCGGCAACATCGCCGTGCTGCGCACCCCGCCGGGCGCAGCCCACTACCTGGCCAGCGCGTTGGACCGAGCGGGCCTGCCCGAGGTCGTCGGCACCATCGCCGGCGACGACACCATCCTCGTCGTGGCCCGCGAGGCCGTCGGCGGCGCCGCGTTGGGCGACAAGCTCGCCGCGTGGGCCCGCCGGGAGGAAAACGTTGTTGAAGGGAGCACCACACCTTGA
- a CDS encoding WD40/YVTN/BNR-like repeat-containing protein: MATLLAIGTGKGLFLATSTDGRRSWEVSGPHFPMTGVYAVAIDKRRGARLLAGMTSSHFGPSVATSDDLGASWQEPDHAPVAFPTDTGVSLGRVWQLTPAGADQPDVVWAGTEPSALFRSDDGGRSFALVRALWDHPHRGRWDAGFGGQAVHSVLPHPRDPSRMAVAMSTGGVYRTEDAGASWAPGNTGIRAYFLPDEWPEFGQCVHKIARDAGNPERLYAQNHHGVYRSDDDGRTWTSIAAGLPSDFGFPMVAHPSRSGTIYAFPLIADAQRYPVDHRCRVYRSTDAGGKWEPLTVGLPDGPFHPSVLRDAMCADDADPAGVYFGTRSGEVYASRDEGDSWSLVAAHLPDVLCVRAAAV, encoded by the coding sequence ATGGCAACGCTGCTCGCGATCGGCACCGGCAAGGGACTCTTCCTCGCCACCAGCACGGACGGCCGGCGCAGTTGGGAGGTTAGCGGTCCGCACTTCCCGATGACCGGCGTCTACGCGGTCGCCATCGACAAACGCCGCGGCGCGCGGCTGCTCGCCGGCATGACCAGCTCGCACTTCGGGCCGAGCGTGGCCACCAGCGACGACCTGGGCGCCTCCTGGCAGGAGCCGGACCACGCGCCGGTGGCCTTCCCGACGGACACCGGCGTCAGCCTCGGCCGGGTCTGGCAGCTCACCCCCGCCGGCGCCGACCAGCCCGACGTGGTCTGGGCCGGCACCGAGCCCTCGGCGCTGTTCCGCTCCGACGACGGCGGCCGCAGCTTCGCGCTCGTCCGGGCGCTCTGGGACCACCCGCACCGGGGACGGTGGGACGCGGGCTTCGGCGGTCAGGCGGTGCACAGCGTCCTGCCGCATCCCCGCGACCCGTCCCGGATGGCGGTGGCGATGTCCACCGGCGGGGTCTACCGCACCGAGGACGCCGGGGCGAGCTGGGCGCCGGGCAACACCGGCATCCGGGCGTACTTCCTGCCCGATGAGTGGCCCGAGTTCGGGCAGTGCGTCCACAAGATCGCCCGCGACGCCGGCAACCCCGAGCGGCTCTACGCGCAGAACCACCACGGCGTCTACCGCTCCGACGACGACGGTCGCACCTGGACGTCGATCGCCGCCGGCCTGCCCAGCGACTTCGGCTTCCCGATGGTCGCCCACCCGTCCCGCTCCGGCACGATCTACGCCTTCCCGCTGATCGCCGACGCGCAGCGCTATCCGGTCGACCACCGTTGCCGGGTCTACCGCTCCACGGACGCCGGCGGCAAGTGGGAGCCGCTGACCGTCGGGCTGCCCGACGGGCCGTTCCACCCGTCCGTGCTGCGCGACGCCATGTGCGCCGACGACGCCGACCCGGCCGGCGTCTACTTCGGCACCCGGTCCGGCGAGGTCTACGCCAGCCGGGACGAGGGGGACTCCTGGTCCCTGGTCGCCGCCCACCTGCCCGACGTGCTCTGCGTCCGCGCCGCGGCGGTCTGA
- a CDS encoding RNA-guided endonuclease InsQ/TnpB family protein, translated as MAGVKRSFKYRFYPSPQQAEQLNRTFGCVRLVYNRALEARSRKWKVDRHRSSYAQTSAWLTEWKRTDDLAFLNEVSAVPLQQTLRHLQAAFAGFWERRCGYPRYKSKRRSRASAEYTRSAFRWRDGHLTLAKMDAPLDIVWSRPLPTDVEPSTVTVSRDAAGRWYVSLLVEDPTVQALPALDRVVGVDAGITSLVTLSTGEKIANPRHEQADRRKLAKAQRNLSRKEKGSANRAKAQARVGRIHARVADRRRDHLHKLSTRLVRENQAVIIEDLSVRNLLRNHRMARVISDAAWSELRRMLEYKAVWYGRAVIVVDRWFPSSKTCSTCGRINPSMPLTVREWVCPACHTEHDRDVNAAQNILAAGLAERRNACGADVRPHGIPSLRGSRQ; from the coding sequence GTGGCTGGGGTGAAGCGGTCGTTCAAGTACCGCTTCTATCCGTCTCCGCAGCAGGCTGAGCAGTTGAATAGGACGTTCGGATGTGTGCGTCTGGTCTACAACCGCGCGTTGGAGGCGCGGAGCCGAAAGTGGAAGGTGGACCGGCATCGAAGCAGTTACGCGCAGACCTCGGCTTGGCTGACGGAGTGGAAACGGACCGACGACCTGGCGTTTCTGAACGAGGTGAGTGCGGTGCCGTTGCAGCAGACGCTGCGGCATCTGCAGGCCGCATTCGCCGGCTTCTGGGAAAGGCGCTGCGGGTACCCGCGGTACAAATCCAAGCGCAGGTCGCGGGCGTCGGCAGAATACACTCGCTCGGCGTTCCGCTGGCGCGACGGCCATCTCACCCTCGCCAAGATGGACGCTCCCCTGGACATCGTGTGGTCCAGACCCCTGCCCACGGATGTCGAGCCGTCCACGGTCACCGTGTCGCGAGACGCGGCCGGCCGGTGGTACGTATCCCTCCTGGTAGAGGACCCGACCGTGCAGGCCCTGCCCGCACTGGATCGGGTGGTGGGAGTGGACGCGGGGATCACCAGCCTTGTCACCCTGTCCACCGGGGAGAAGATTGCCAACCCGCGCCATGAGCAAGCGGATCGACGGAAGTTGGCCAAAGCGCAGCGCAACCTGTCCCGCAAGGAAAAGGGCTCCGCCAACCGGGCCAAGGCCCAGGCGAGGGTGGGCCGGATTCATGCCCGCGTCGCTGACCGGCGGCGTGATCACCTGCACAAGCTGAGCACTCGACTTGTTCGTGAGAACCAAGCGGTAATAATCGAGGATCTCAGCGTCCGCAACTTGCTGCGCAACCACCGCATGGCCCGGGTGATCTCCGACGCGGCGTGGTCGGAACTGCGTCGCATGCTGGAATACAAGGCCGTCTGGTACGGGCGCGCGGTGATCGTTGTGGACCGGTGGTTTCCGTCGTCGAAGACATGCTCCACGTGTGGCCGGATCAACCCGTCGATGCCGCTGACTGTCAGGGAGTGGGTCTGCCCCGCCTGCCACACAGAGCATGACCGGGACGTCAACGCCGCACAAAACATCCTCGCCGCCGGGCTGGCGGAGAGGCGAAACGCCTGCGGAGCTGACGTAAGACCTCATGGGATCCCCTCCCTTCGGGGCAGTCGGCAATGA
- the argB gene encoding acetylglutamate kinase yields the protein MSLSADLTRAQAKAETLIEALPWLANFSGATVVVKYGGNAMVDPELQRAFAADMVFLRYAGLKPVVVHGGGPQISAMLGRLGIASEFKGGLRVTTPEAMDVVRMVLVGQVGRELVGLINAYGPFAVGLSGEDAGLFTAVRRPAYVDGEPVDVGQVGDVESVDVSAVADLIAAGRIPVISTVAPDVDGVLHNLNADTAAAALAVALDARKLVVLTDVPGLYADWPDTGSLVSEISTDDLAKLLPSLESGMVPKMEACLRAVRGGVPAAHVVDGRVAHSTLLEVFTSEGFGTMVTPS from the coding sequence ATGAGCCTCTCCGCGGACCTCACCCGGGCCCAGGCCAAGGCCGAGACGCTGATCGAGGCCCTGCCCTGGCTGGCGAACTTCTCCGGCGCGACCGTCGTGGTCAAGTACGGCGGCAACGCCATGGTCGACCCCGAACTCCAGCGCGCCTTCGCCGCCGACATGGTCTTCCTCCGGTACGCCGGCCTCAAGCCGGTCGTCGTGCACGGCGGCGGGCCGCAGATCTCCGCGATGCTCGGCCGGCTCGGCATCGCCAGCGAGTTCAAGGGCGGCCTGCGGGTCACCACCCCCGAGGCGATGGACGTCGTCCGGATGGTGCTGGTCGGTCAGGTCGGCCGGGAGCTGGTCGGCCTGATCAATGCGTACGGCCCGTTCGCCGTCGGCCTCTCCGGCGAGGACGCCGGACTCTTCACCGCGGTGCGCCGCCCGGCGTACGTCGACGGCGAGCCGGTCGACGTCGGGCAGGTCGGCGACGTGGAGTCGGTGGACGTCTCCGCGGTCGCCGACCTCATCGCGGCCGGCCGGATCCCGGTGATCTCCACCGTCGCGCCGGACGTCGACGGGGTGCTGCACAACCTCAACGCCGACACCGCCGCCGCCGCCCTCGCGGTCGCCCTCGACGCCCGCAAGCTGGTCGTCCTCACCGACGTCCCCGGCCTGTACGCGGACTGGCCGGACACCGGCAGCCTGGTCAGCGAGATCAGCACCGACGACCTGGCGAAGCTGCTGCCGTCCCTGGAGTCGGGGATGGTCCCGAAGATGGAGGCCTGCCTGCGGGCGGTGCGCGGGGGAGTGCCCGCCGCGCACGTCGTCGACGGCCGGGTCGCCCACTCCACGCTGCTCGAAGTCTTCACCTCGGAAGGATTCGGAACGATGGTGACTCCGTCATGA
- the argF gene encoding ornithine carbamoyltransferase, which yields MIRHFLRDDDLTPAEQAVVLDLAARMKADRFAYQPLAGPRSVAVLFDKQSLRTRISFDAGIAELGGHPLVVDTQVTHFGRGETLADAGRVLSRYVAAIVLRTHGDDRIAEVASHATVPVVNALTDDYHPCQLLADLLTVRERFGAVAGRTLAYVGDAANNMAHSYLLAGATAGMHIRIAGPVGFQPDPEIVARAEKIAAGTGGSVRVLTDPVQAARGADVLATDTWTSMGQEDDGLDRITPFLPYQINAALLSHAGPDAIVLHCLPAHRGEEITDEVLDGPRSAVFDQAENRLHAQKALLTFLLEASS from the coding sequence ATGATCCGGCACTTCCTGCGGGACGACGACCTGACCCCGGCCGAGCAGGCGGTGGTGCTCGACCTGGCCGCCCGGATGAAGGCCGACCGGTTCGCGTACCAGCCCCTCGCCGGGCCGCGCTCGGTGGCGGTGCTCTTCGACAAGCAGAGCCTGCGTACCCGGATCTCCTTCGACGCCGGCATCGCCGAACTGGGCGGCCACCCGCTCGTGGTGGACACCCAGGTCACCCACTTCGGCCGGGGCGAGACCCTGGCCGACGCCGGCCGGGTGCTCTCCCGGTACGTCGCCGCGATCGTGCTGCGCACCCACGGCGACGACCGGATCGCCGAGGTCGCCTCGCACGCCACCGTGCCGGTGGTCAACGCGCTCACCGACGACTACCACCCCTGCCAGCTCCTCGCCGACCTGCTCACCGTCCGCGAACGGTTCGGCGCCGTCGCCGGGCGGACCCTGGCGTACGTGGGAGACGCGGCCAACAACATGGCCCACTCGTACCTGCTGGCCGGGGCCACCGCCGGGATGCACATCCGGATCGCCGGCCCGGTCGGCTTCCAGCCCGACCCCGAGATCGTGGCCCGGGCCGAGAAGATCGCCGCCGGCACCGGCGGTTCGGTCCGGGTGCTGACCGACCCGGTCCAGGCGGCCCGCGGCGCCGACGTGCTGGCCACCGACACCTGGACCTCGATGGGCCAGGAGGACGACGGGCTGGACCGGATCACCCCGTTCCTGCCGTACCAGATCAACGCCGCGCTGCTCAGCCACGCCGGGCCGGACGCGATCGTGCTGCACTGCCTGCCCGCCCACCGGGGCGAGGAGATCACCGACGAGGTCCTCGACGGGCCGCGGAGCGCGGTCTTCGACCAGGCGGAGAATCGCCTGCACGCCCAGAAGGCGCTGCTGACGTTTCTCCTGGAGGCCTCCTCATGA
- a CDS encoding DNA-binding protein produces the protein MEHMVTLDNDPFTAPDAAQARAHRNYAALLRIAERHAGTDARRRRYAHPDVPDAYEAATLVMALAGGAELEPGEEPVDQADLMAALTLIPHVRAEVDALEAGLLQVARGRGLTWQAIAFGLGLGSAQAARQRYERLTVRTGTAD, from the coding sequence ATGGAACACATGGTCACGCTGGACAACGACCCGTTCACCGCTCCGGATGCTGCCCAGGCCCGGGCGCACCGCAACTACGCGGCGCTGCTGCGGATCGCCGAGCGGCACGCCGGCACGGACGCACGCCGCCGCCGGTACGCTCACCCGGACGTGCCGGACGCGTACGAGGCGGCGACGCTGGTGATGGCGCTGGCGGGCGGGGCCGAGCTGGAGCCCGGCGAGGAGCCGGTCGACCAGGCCGACCTGATGGCCGCGCTGACCCTGATCCCGCACGTCCGCGCCGAGGTGGACGCCCTGGAGGCGGGGCTGTTGCAGGTCGCCCGCGGCCGGGGCCTGACCTGGCAGGCGATCGCCTTCGGGCTGGGGCTGGGCAGCGCCCAGGCGGCCCGCCAGCGCTACGAGCGGCTGACCGTCCGGACCGGCACCGCCGACTGA
- a CDS encoding DUF3224 domain-containing protein translates to MKGNGSFVLHHTTPDAGSALSWTVVPDSGTDELRELRGGGQIIAGANGGHRYVLEYELP, encoded by the coding sequence ATGAAAGGAAACGGCAGCTTCGTGCTGCACCACACCACACCCGACGCGGGATCGGCGCTGTCCTGGACGGTCGTGCCCGACTCCGGCACGGACGAGCTGCGGGAGCTGCGCGGCGGTGGGCAGATCATCGCCGGCGCAAACGGCGGCCACCGCTACGTGCTGGAGTACGAGCTGCCCTGA
- a CDS encoding ubiquitin-like small modifier protein 1, which translates to MLLPGPLRGEAGGASRLTVAATGTLRAVLDELAGPWPRLARRIRDERGELRRYVNVYVDGEDCRHVGGLETPVGDGAEVQVLPSVAGG; encoded by the coding sequence GTGCTGCTGCCGGGCCCGCTGCGCGGCGAGGCCGGGGGCGCGAGCCGGCTCACCGTGGCCGCCACCGGCACCCTGCGGGCGGTCCTCGACGAGCTGGCCGGGCCCTGGCCCCGGCTGGCCCGCCGGATCCGCGACGAGCGGGGCGAGCTGCGCCGGTACGTCAACGTCTACGTCGACGGCGAGGACTGCCGTCACGTCGGCGGCCTGGAGACCCCGGTCGGCGACGGCGCCGAGGTGCAGGTGCTCCCCTCGGTGGCCGGCGGCTGA